A region from the Triticum urartu cultivar G1812 chromosome 1, Tu2.1, whole genome shotgun sequence genome encodes:
- the LOC125530078 gene encoding uncharacterized protein LOC125530078, with product MKISMAAAAPLLLALAATAGAVTFDVTNEAASTAGGQRFDREYGAAYAKQVLSDASSFTWGIFNQPDPSDRRPADGDTVTLAVRDTDGIASTSGSTIQLSARSVGGITGDNLKEQVDGVLYHEVAHVWQWGLQEYGAHSGIFEGIADYVRLKAGYVAANWVKEGGGDRWDQGYDVTARFLDYCDSLKAGFVAEMNGKLKDGYSDDYFVQILGKSVDQLWNDYKAKYPQPQG from the coding sequence ATGAAGATCTCCATGGCAGCAGCCGCTCCCCTCCTCCTGGCCCTCGCAGCCACGGCCGGCGCGGTCACGTTCGACGTGACGAACGAGGCGGCGAGCACGGCCGGCGGTCAGCGATTCGACCGGGAGTACGGCGCCGCCTACGCCAAGCAAGTGCTCTCCGATGCTTCCTCGTTCACCTGGGGCATCTTCAACCAGCCGGACCCCTCCGACCGCAGGCCCGCCGATGGCGACACCGTGACCCTCGCCGTCCGCGACACGGACGGCATCGCCTCCACCAGCGGCAGCACCATCCAGCTCAGCGCCCGCTCCGTTGGCGGTATTACCGGCGACAACCTCAAGGAGCAGGTGGACGGGGTGCTGTACCACGAGGTGGCGCACGTGTGGCAGTGGGGGCTGCAGGAGTACGGCGCGCACTCGGGGATCTTCGAGGGTATCGCGGACTACGTGCGGCTCAAGGCCGGGTACGTAGCGGCGAACTGGGTGAAGGAGGGGGGCGGCGACCGGTGGGATCAGGGGTACGACGTGACGGCCAGGTTCCTGGACTACTGCGACTCGCTCAAGGCCGGGTTCGTGGCGGAGATGAACGGCAAGCTCAAGGACGGCTACAGCGACGACTACTTCGTGCAGATACTGGGGAAGAGCGTGGACCAGCTGTGGAACGACTACAAGGCCAAGTACCCCCAGCCCCAGGGCTGA